The Pseudomonas asiatica genome has a segment encoding these proteins:
- a CDS encoding MFS transporter, whose amino-acid sequence MSDSAPQLLRHHRPFLAFWLARVFTASGFQMLTVAIGWHLYQLTGNVLDLGLVGLVEFAPRVLFMLHTGHVADRYDRRKVAALCQSLQGLIALALALGSATDNVTRELIFALAFLLGATRSFEMPATQALLPNVVPAGLFPRAVAASASATQSATIVAPAVGGFLYAFGSIWVYGPTVALYAIACVLTLSLQARGQVAQRGRASIESLLAGIRFIRSRPDILGAISLDLFAVLLGGATALLPVFAKDILLTGPLGLGLLRSAPAVGALLMSLWLARFPFERNVGRTMFTAVGVFGVATIAFGLSTSFWFSLAVLVVLGAADMISMVIRGAFVQLETPDEMRGRVSAVNGLFIGASNQLGEFESGVTAHWFGTVPAVVLGGVGTLVVTGVWIKLFPTLAKRDRLHNG is encoded by the coding sequence ATGTCCGATTCCGCACCGCAGTTGTTGCGTCACCACCGCCCTTTCCTGGCCTTCTGGCTGGCCCGCGTGTTCACCGCCAGCGGCTTCCAGATGCTCACCGTGGCCATTGGCTGGCACCTCTACCAATTGACCGGCAATGTGCTGGACCTGGGCCTGGTCGGCCTGGTCGAGTTCGCCCCACGGGTGCTGTTCATGCTGCACACCGGGCATGTCGCCGACCGCTATGACCGGCGCAAGGTCGCTGCGCTGTGCCAGAGCCTGCAGGGGCTGATAGCCCTGGCACTGGCGCTGGGCAGTGCCACCGACAACGTCACCCGCGAGCTGATCTTCGCCCTCGCCTTCCTGCTCGGTGCCACGCGTTCGTTCGAAATGCCGGCGACCCAGGCGCTGCTGCCCAATGTGGTACCGGCCGGGCTGTTCCCACGCGCGGTGGCGGCTTCGGCCTCGGCCACCCAGTCGGCAACCATTGTGGCGCCGGCGGTTGGCGGCTTCCTGTATGCCTTCGGCAGCATCTGGGTATACGGCCCCACCGTGGCCCTGTACGCCATCGCCTGCGTGCTGACCCTGAGCCTGCAGGCACGCGGCCAGGTGGCCCAGCGCGGACGCGCCAGCATCGAATCGCTGCTGGCCGGCATCCGCTTCATTCGCAGCCGGCCGGACATCCTCGGCGCCATCTCGCTGGACCTGTTCGCCGTACTGCTGGGCGGTGCCACCGCGCTGTTGCCGGTGTTCGCCAAGGACATCCTGCTGACCGGCCCGCTGGGCCTCGGCCTGCTGCGCTCGGCGCCAGCGGTGGGGGCATTGCTGATGTCGCTGTGGCTGGCGCGCTTCCCGTTCGAGCGCAACGTGGGGCGGACCATGTTCACGGCAGTGGGCGTGTTCGGCGTGGCGACCATCGCCTTCGGCCTGTCGACCTCGTTCTGGTTCTCGCTGGCAGTGCTGGTGGTGCTGGGTGCGGCAGACATGATCAGCATGGTTATCCGCGGTGCCTTCGTGCAGTTGGAGACGCCGGATGAAATGCGCGGACGGGTGAGTGCGGTGAACGGCTTGTTCATTGGTGCCTCGAACCAGCTCGGCGAGTTCGAATCGGGGGTGACCGCGCACTGGTTCGGCACAGTGCCGGCGGTGGTGCTGGGTGGGGTGGGCACTTTGGTGGTGACTGGGGTGTGGATAAAGCTGTTCCCGACACTGGCCAAGCGGGACCGGTTGCATAACGGTTGA
- a CDS encoding NCS2 family permease produces MLERLFQLKAHNTNVRTEILAGVTTFLAMAYILFVNPSILGETGMDKGAIFVATCLAAAIGSVTMGLIANYPIALAPGMGLNAFFTYTVVLHMGHTWQVALGAVFLSAVMFFLLSIFRIREWIVNSIPLPLRSAIAAGIGLFLALIALHNAGIVVDNPATLVGLGDLKQPAPILATLGFFLIVGLESLKVRGAVLIGILAVTIASILMGVTPFGGVVSMPPSLAPTFLQLDIAGALDVGLVSVIFAFLFVDLFDNSGTLIGVAKRAGLMGKDGHMPKMGRALIADSTAAMAGSLLGTSTTTSYIESAAGVSAGGRTGLTAIVVAVLFLLALFFAPLAGSVPAFATAPALLFVAVLMASGLAEINWDDVTEAAPVVVTALAMPLTYSIANGIAFGFISWTAVKLISGRHRDLNPALVILSILFVIKLGWFNA; encoded by the coding sequence ATGCTGGAAAGGCTGTTTCAACTAAAAGCACACAACACCAATGTGCGCACCGAGATTCTCGCGGGCGTCACCACCTTCCTGGCCATGGCCTACATCCTGTTCGTCAACCCGAGCATCCTCGGCGAGACCGGCATGGACAAGGGCGCGATCTTCGTCGCCACCTGCCTGGCCGCGGCCATCGGCTCGGTGACCATGGGCCTGATCGCCAACTACCCGATCGCCCTGGCGCCGGGCATGGGCCTGAACGCGTTCTTCACCTACACCGTGGTCCTGCACATGGGCCACACCTGGCAGGTGGCACTGGGTGCGGTGTTCCTGTCGGCGGTGATGTTCTTCCTGCTGTCGATCTTCCGCATCCGCGAATGGATCGTGAACAGCATCCCGCTGCCGCTGCGTTCGGCCATTGCCGCGGGTATCGGCCTGTTCCTGGCACTGATCGCCCTGCATAACGCTGGCATCGTCGTCGATAACCCAGCTACCCTGGTGGGCCTGGGCGACCTCAAGCAGCCGGCACCAATCCTCGCCACCCTGGGCTTCTTCCTGATCGTCGGCCTCGAGTCGCTGAAAGTGCGCGGCGCCGTGCTGATCGGCATTCTCGCCGTAACCATCGCCTCGATCCTGATGGGCGTGACGCCCTTCGGCGGCGTGGTCTCGATGCCGCCATCGCTGGCCCCGACCTTCCTGCAGCTGGACATCGCCGGCGCGCTGGACGTGGGCCTGGTCAGCGTGATCTTCGCCTTCCTGTTCGTCGACCTGTTCGACAACTCCGGCACCCTGATCGGCGTGGCCAAGCGCGCCGGGCTGATGGGCAAGGACGGCCACATGCCGAAGATGGGCCGTGCCCTGATCGCCGACAGTACCGCAGCCATGGCCGGCTCCCTGCTGGGCACCTCGACCACCACCAGCTACATCGAATCCGCCGCCGGCGTGAGCGCCGGTGGCCGCACCGGCCTGACCGCCATCGTGGTCGCCGTGCTGTTCCTGCTGGCGCTGTTCTTCGCCCCGCTGGCCGGTAGCGTGCCGGCCTTCGCCACCGCCCCGGCGCTGCTGTTCGTCGCGGTGCTGATGGCCTCGGGCCTGGCAGAAATAAACTGGGACGACGTCACCGAAGCCGCACCGGTGGTAGTGACCGCCCTGGCCATGCCGCTGACCTACTCGATCGCCAACGGCATCGCCTTCGGCTTCATTTCCTGGACCGCCGTCAAGCTGATCTCCGGCCGCCACCGCGACCTGAACCCGG